The Candidatus Bathyarchaeota archaeon genome has a window encoding:
- a CDS encoding 5-formyltetrahydrofolate cyclo-ligase has product MAISTKDEIRRYVWTILEERGVALFPKPIIGRIPNFIGATEAAERLRTLPEYQDAKTVFCNPDSPQRPVRELVLRDGKILLMATPRLKEGFLLLNPENIPYSLFREASSIRGAFKYGYPADLSQVKVNLFIAGSVAVSVDGGRLGKGTGYSDQEYAILKAKNAISQGTPVATTIHDLQIVSSIPRESWDIPVNIIITPTQVIRVRK; this is encoded by the coding sequence GTGGCGATTTCCACTAAGGATGAAATCCGAAGGTATGTTTGGACAATTCTAGAAGAACGCGGGGTCGCCCTATTTCCAAAGCCAATTATCGGCAGGATACCAAATTTTATTGGAGCCACTGAAGCTGCGGAGCGTTTACGGACTCTTCCTGAATATCAAGACGCCAAAACAGTTTTCTGCAACCCCGACTCTCCGCAAAGGCCGGTTAGAGAACTGGTTTTAAGAGATGGAAAAATCCTCCTAATGGCGACCCCAAGGTTGAAGGAAGGTTTTCTTCTTTTAAACCCTGAAAATATTCCATATAGCCTGTTTAGGGAAGCTTCGTCGATACGAGGGGCTTTCAAATATGGGTATCCTGCTGATCTATCGCAGGTTAAAGTTAACCTCTTTATAGCAGGTTCGGTCGCAGTTTCCGTCGACGGCGGAAGATTAGGAAAAGGGACCGGCTATTCAGACCAAGAATACGCGATTCTAAAAGCAAAAAACGCCATATCCCAAGGAACACCTGTAGCAACCACGATACACGATCTTCAAATTGTCAGTTCTATTCCCAGAGAAAGTTGGGACATCCCAGTAAACATTATCATTACTCCAACACAAGTGATCCGAGTAAGAAAATAA
- a CDS encoding 2,3-bisphosphoglycerate-independent phosphoglycerate mutase, giving the protein MKAVLIVGDGMADRAISRLGGRTPLEVAKKPALDKLATLGINGIIDIIAPGIPPGSDTAHLSIFGYDPFEVYQGRGVFEALGVGLEVKPGDIAFRCNFATVDENLNVIDRRAGRIESGSADELAKSLRNLKLDEYPEVEIIFKHSTEHRGALILRGPGLSRMVSDSDPEEANAQVQVVKPLDNSQEAAKTATILNKLTHLSNKVLEEHSVNIQRRSKGLLPANILLFRGASGLPQLDLITTRYGIRAACIAVTAIIRGVCISAGFRPIDVAGTTGTVETDTLAKGRAAVEALKEYDLIFLHVKGADNASHDGNLKQKIRMIEKIDSMVGYILDKIDLRETYIALLADHTTPLSVKNHTGDPVPIAIAGPEVIRDDVKCFSERDCAKGGLGRISGKDIMPILMNFLGKQKKFGA; this is encoded by the coding sequence ATGAAGGCGGTTCTCATTGTTGGAGATGGCATGGCAGATCGCGCTATTTCAAGGCTGGGAGGCAGGACCCCATTAGAAGTAGCGAAGAAACCAGCCCTAGATAAGCTGGCAACCCTCGGTATAAACGGAATCATAGACATTATCGCCCCGGGAATTCCACCAGGCAGTGATACAGCCCACCTTTCAATATTTGGCTACGATCCATTTGAGGTATATCAGGGACGAGGCGTATTCGAAGCTTTAGGTGTCGGCTTAGAAGTTAAACCAGGGGATATTGCGTTTCGCTGTAACTTTGCCACCGTAGACGAGAATTTAAACGTCATTGACCGTAGAGCTGGAAGAATCGAAAGCGGATCGGCGGATGAATTAGCGAAATCCTTGCGAAACCTCAAGCTTGACGAGTACCCGGAGGTTGAAATCATCTTTAAGCACTCTACAGAACATCGGGGAGCGCTGATTCTTCGTGGACCCGGTTTGTCGAGGATGGTTTCCGATTCAGATCCTGAAGAGGCTAATGCCCAAGTTCAGGTAGTGAAGCCCCTAGACAATAGCCAAGAGGCTGCCAAGACAGCAACCATACTTAACAAGCTAACTCATCTATCAAATAAAGTCCTCGAAGAGCACTCAGTAAACATCCAGAGGCGGTCAAAAGGGCTTCTCCCAGCTAACATTCTGCTATTTCGGGGAGCGAGTGGGCTTCCCCAGTTAGATTTAATAACTACCAGATATGGGATCAGAGCTGCGTGTATTGCGGTTACTGCAATAATTAGAGGTGTCTGCATATCCGCTGGTTTTAGACCGATTGATGTTGCTGGGACAACTGGAACGGTGGAAACCGATACACTCGCAAAGGGTAGAGCCGCAGTTGAGGCTTTAAAGGAATATGATTTAATCTTCTTGCATGTTAAGGGTGCTGATAATGCGAGCCATGATGGAAACCTTAAGCAAAAGATTAGGATGATAGAGAAGATTGACTCGATGGTCGGCTATATTCTAGATAAAATTGACCTGAGGGAAACTTACATTGCGTTGTTAGCGGATCACACGACACCGCTTAGCGTTAAGAATCATACTGGTGACCCGGTTCCAATTGCCATTGCAGGACCAGAAGTCATTAGAGATGACGTGAAATGCTTCTCTGAAAGGGACTGCGCAAAAGGGGGACTTGGAAGAATTTCCGGAAAGGACATTATGCCAATCTTGATGAACTTTTTGGGGAAGCAAAAGAAATTTGGCGCATAG
- the proS gene encoding proline--tRNA ligase: protein MNSRLTVERKKWSENFSEWYHDVIERAGIIDYRYPIKGCGVWLPYGLKFRNNIVNIIRRLLDQTGHEEMMFPILIPEDLLAKEATHIRSFEDEAYWITHGGTTPLDVKLALRPTSETAITPMVKLWVRSHADLPKKIYQVGSIFRYETKATRPLIRVREVTTFKEAHTFHSTHEEAEAQVMEAVKIYSQFFNELNIPFVISKRPDWDKFAGANYSIAFDTVFPDGRTLQIGTIHDLGQNFSKPFELSYEKKDGTREFAWSTSYGISERAIAAVITIHGDDRGLVLPPKLAPIQVIVVPIPYKGMEEEVYKNSKEVVETLKGAGFRAEVDLRDEVTPGSKFYDWELRGVPIRIEIGPEDVKKGQVTIARRDILEKVKCPRNELIKTIQDLITKIEEELKNRAWRWLQDHIQRTESLKEAQKMLGEKRGIIEVPWCGDNDCGLKIEEEVDARILGIPLTPGEVASLKCPICGRPAKNLVRLGKAY, encoded by the coding sequence ATGAACTCCAGATTGACGGTTGAGCGAAAGAAGTGGAGTGAGAATTTTAGCGAGTGGTATCACGACGTGATTGAGCGGGCGGGAATCATTGATTACCGCTATCCAATCAAAGGATGCGGAGTCTGGCTACCTTATGGATTAAAGTTCCGCAACAACATTGTGAATATTATTCGTCGGTTGCTTGACCAAACCGGACATGAGGAAATGATGTTCCCCATCCTTATTCCAGAGGATCTACTGGCTAAAGAAGCAACACACATCCGTAGCTTCGAAGATGAAGCATATTGGATTACTCACGGAGGAACCACCCCTCTAGATGTAAAACTTGCATTACGACCAACGAGTGAAACAGCCATCACTCCGATGGTAAAGTTATGGGTCCGCTCCCACGCCGACCTACCAAAGAAGATCTACCAAGTAGGAAGCATATTCCGCTACGAAACTAAAGCAACCCGCCCCTTGATTAGAGTCCGGGAGGTTACAACATTTAAAGAAGCCCACACCTTTCATTCAACGCATGAAGAAGCTGAAGCCCAAGTAATGGAAGCTGTTAAAATTTACAGCCAGTTTTTCAACGAGTTAAACATCCCCTTCGTAATCTCCAAGCGCCCAGACTGGGATAAGTTTGCTGGCGCTAATTATTCGATTGCCTTTGACACAGTGTTTCCAGATGGGAGAACCCTGCAGATTGGAACCATCCATGACCTAGGCCAGAACTTTTCAAAACCATTTGAGTTGTCATATGAAAAGAAAGACGGTACACGAGAATTTGCATGGTCTACAAGCTATGGAATCTCAGAAAGGGCTATCGCCGCTGTAATAACCATCCACGGGGATGATCGTGGCCTCGTTCTTCCTCCAAAGCTAGCACCGATACAGGTTATCGTTGTTCCAATTCCCTATAAGGGAATGGAAGAAGAAGTCTATAAAAACTCTAAAGAAGTCGTTGAAACATTGAAAGGCGCGGGGTTCCGGGCTGAGGTAGACCTTCGTGATGAAGTTACCCCTGGTTCGAAATTTTATGATTGGGAACTCCGAGGTGTTCCGATAAGGATTGAAATAGGTCCAGAAGACGTAAAGAAGGGGCAAGTGACAATTGCTAGAAGAGACATTTTAGAGAAGGTTAAATGCCCCAGAAACGAGCTCATTAAAACAATTCAGGACCTTATAACAAAAATTGAGGAAGAACTAAAAAACCGTGCATGGCGCTGGCTTCAAGACCATATCCAAAGAACCGAAAGCTTGAAGGAAGCCCAGAAAATGCTTGGTGAAAAAAGAGGTATCATTGAGGTCCCATGGTGCGGCGATAATGATTGCGGTCTAAAAATCGAAGAAGAAGTTGACGCCCGAATTCTTGGAATTCCACTTACTCCTGGGGAAGTCGCATCCCTCAAGTGCCCAATCTGCGGACGCCCAGCGAAAAACTTAGTAAGACTGGGAAAGGCTTACTAG
- a CDS encoding 30S ribosomal protein S26e, which yields MPKKRKSRGRSKGGKGRGDIIQCSVCGSLVPRDKAKKVTTWVSLLDPQLSRELRAKGAIIPRQKLIKYYCISCAVHHRVAKVRADEERKFVPRY from the coding sequence ATGCCAAAGAAAAGGAAGAGCAGAGGTAGATCTAAGGGAGGTAAAGGAAGAGGAGATATTATCCAATGCAGTGTTTGCGGGTCACTTGTCCCCAGAGATAAAGCCAAAAAAGTGACAACATGGGTTTCACTGCTCGATCCACAATTATCCAGAGAACTCCGCGCTAAGGGCGCAATTATCCCCAGACAAAAACTCATTAAATATTATTGCATCTCCTGTGCTGTCCACCACCGAGTAGCCAAAGTCAGAGCCGACGAGGAGAGAAAGTTCGTACCACGATACTAA
- a CDS encoding PadR family transcriptional regulator has translation MLSERSMYAYEIKKMLKERFGFSTATVTVYVVLHRMRAEGLIRVGKEMSMFGRPDRIYYEATEKGKETLDIGKKFLQNTLSKLN, from the coding sequence ATGCTCAGCGAACGTTCAATGTACGCCTACGAAATCAAGAAAATGCTCAAGGAGCGGTTTGGTTTTTCCACTGCAACAGTCACAGTATACGTTGTCCTTCATAGGATGCGCGCAGAAGGCTTGATTCGCGTTGGAAAGGAAATGTCAATGTTCGGACGACCTGATCGAATTTATTATGAGGCAACGGAAAAAGGCAAGGAAACATTGGACATAGGGAAAAAATTCCTCCAAAATACGTTATCAAAACTTAACTAG
- a CDS encoding CDP-alcohol phosphatidyltransferase family protein, with product MLTRIKVRFQVWVAGVAGFAHKMGLSPNTVSIIGIVFAVVSALMYSVWRISTVLVPFAGLLLLLSGFCDALDGVLAEKWGKTTVFGAFLDSTLDRYSDALVICGIIIGGLCNILWGLAALIGSFLVSYTRARGEASGMKMISIGLAERAERIIILAAVSFLFLVNADAVNYGVILLAVLANLSVLQRILYARKMLNH from the coding sequence TTGTTAACAAGAATCAAAGTGCGATTTCAGGTTTGGGTTGCTGGTGTAGCTGGATTTGCGCATAAGATGGGGTTAAGCCCAAACACTGTTAGCATAATTGGAATTGTTTTTGCCGTGGTATCTGCTTTGATGTACTCGGTTTGGCGAATTAGTACGGTCTTAGTTCCTTTTGCAGGGTTGCTGCTTCTGCTTTCTGGCTTCTGCGATGCTCTAGACGGGGTGCTTGCGGAAAAATGGGGGAAGACAACTGTTTTTGGAGCTTTTTTGGATTCTACGCTGGATAGGTACTCTGATGCGCTTGTAATTTGTGGTATAATTATCGGAGGGCTTTGCAATATTTTGTGGGGGCTCGCAGCTTTAATCGGCTCATTTTTAGTAAGCTACACTCGGGCTAGGGGTGAAGCCTCTGGGATGAAAATGATTTCCATTGGCCTCGCTGAACGGGCTGAGCGGATCATAATTTTAGCCGCAGTCAGTTTCCTCTTCTTGGTTAACGCTGATGCTGTCAACTATGGAGTCATCTTGCTTGCTGTTCTAGCAAACCTAAGTGTTTTACAACGAATACTTTATGCGAGAAAGATGCTGAATCATTAA
- a CDS encoding aminopeptidase translates to MVLEAQPGETLLIIMHESTLSVGEAFAIAGLRLGLIVKTVTLPEVRRPYKEVPQEVEQTLSTFRPAITLNILDKSAEETPFRVKLIKTETSFGTRLGHIPGAAMHLLTMGPLALSEDEYRDMQASAQRLQQILSSASVIRVVTRLGTEVQLSVEGREWISDVKITKEHWGNLPCGELFIAPLENSLNGVLVVDGAIGDFGVPPKFLYIHVKNGVIHRVECADQKFLNEVRSHLAHDELAMRVGEFGIGFNPKADPRSPNMLDAEKAAGTVHIAFGNNTDFGGQNTSGTHRDFLLLDPTLQADGRTLMRIGKLLL, encoded by the coding sequence ATGGTGCTGGAAGCCCAACCTGGTGAAACTTTACTTATAATTATGCATGAATCTACCCTCAGCGTTGGGGAAGCATTTGCGATAGCTGGTTTGCGTTTAGGCTTGATTGTCAAGACTGTGACTCTACCAGAAGTTCGTCGCCCATACAAGGAAGTGCCGCAAGAGGTTGAGCAAACTTTATCCACGTTTCGTCCAGCTATAACTCTAAATATACTTGATAAGTCAGCAGAAGAAACTCCTTTCAGAGTTAAGCTAATCAAAACCGAAACCAGTTTTGGGACTCGGTTAGGACATATTCCCGGCGCAGCGATGCACCTTCTAACAATGGGTCCTTTAGCATTGTCCGAGGATGAATATCGAGACATGCAAGCTAGCGCACAGCGCCTTCAGCAAATTCTCTCCTCGGCTTCAGTCATTAGGGTAGTCACTCGTCTGGGAACTGAAGTGCAGCTCTCGGTTGAGGGTAGAGAATGGATTAGCGATGTTAAAATTACTAAAGAACACTGGGGGAACCTACCTTGCGGCGAGCTCTTTATTGCTCCTTTGGAAAATAGCTTAAATGGAGTGCTTGTAGTAGACGGGGCCATTGGAGACTTTGGCGTGCCCCCTAAGTTTCTTTATATACATGTAAAAAATGGCGTAATCCATAGAGTTGAATGCGCTGATCAAAAGTTTCTTAATGAAGTGCGAAGCCATCTCGCCCACGACGAACTCGCTATGAGAGTTGGAGAATTTGGAATTGGGTTTAACCCTAAAGCTGACCCAAGATCTCCAAATATGTTAGATGCGGAAAAAGCCGCAGGAACTGTGCACATTGCATTTGGAAATAACACTGACTTTGGTGGTCAAAATACAAGTGGGACTCATCGAGATTTTCTCTTACTGGATCCAACTTTACAGGCGGACGGGAGAACCCTTATGAGAATTGGCAAATTGTTGCTCTAG
- a CDS encoding GIY-YIG nuclease family protein, with product MSEKFPSSQGVYTLIIHVMKAEKLSIGRLGLCNFPIGYYTYTGSALGKWASNLRRRLTRHHHCRKKLRWHVDYLLNARSAKLVAVCYAKTNKRMECAVSAAIKMLPQVIVPIKGFGSTDCLCGCPAHLQMFTDKNLTSVSRAVLTAYEKVGLLPNLVVL from the coding sequence GTGAGTGAAAAGTTTCCCTCTTCCCAGGGTGTTTACACGCTTATTATCCATGTAATGAAAGCTGAGAAACTCAGCATAGGTCGTCTTGGGCTATGTAATTTTCCAATTGGTTATTATACTTATACAGGTTCAGCGCTTGGAAAATGGGCGTCCAACCTGCGGAGAAGGCTTACGAGGCATCATCACTGTCGAAAAAAATTGCGCTGGCATGTAGATTACCTTCTAAACGCGAGGTCAGCGAAACTGGTAGCAGTATGCTATGCAAAAACTAACAAACGGATGGAATGCGCTGTTTCCGCAGCGATCAAAATGTTGCCACAAGTCATTGTACCGATTAAAGGATTCGGTTCAACTGACTGTTTATGCGGATGTCCGGCTCACCTTCAAATGTTCACTGATAAAAACCTCACTTCAGTCAGTAGAGCTGTATTAACTGCGTATGAAAAAGTGGGCTTGCTTCCAAACTTGGTAGTGCTCTAG
- a CDS encoding threonine--tRNA ligase, with translation MKILLIHADYFEYEVKSPAVKKPEEALDAPKKDAVNEVLVAFCTIEKMDERNPEQTARNAADAIEEHAERIKAKNILIYPYAHLSSDLGSPTIAIPLLRQIAELLKEKGYSVKRSPFGWNKAFNIKCKGHPLAEHMRSVTAEAKKLEAPVEVEKGELIILETNGEEYPLDLQNLDACPPLSQHPLLKQFILSEEVGQVPHEAPPHIRLMKKLELVDYEPASDVGHFRYYPKGALIKDLLQEYAAEIAIKNLHAIKIETPLIYRLDQPDIAGQAARFREKDYRFKLDEKEFVLRFAGDFGLFRMMRDATISYKQLPIRVYELSHSFRYEQSGECVGLRRLRAFTMPDIHAFSKDLEQGKDEFEAIFREYTKLADSMEVDYVIAFRVVKEFYEKNKEWLIKLLGIAKRPALIELLPEMKHYWIVKSEHQAIDSVGGAGQLCTVQLDIEDSERYGILYVDSDGKKKGCIIVHSSMGSTERWIYAMLEKAAAMQKQGKPPMLPIWLSPIQVRVIPVSTEYLGYARSVLEKFREHRIRVDVDDREETLASKVRDAETEWIPYIIVVGEKERSQNSVTIRIRGNGLKQLSVEDAIKEVDKQIGDKPRAPLHLPASVSLKPKFTS, from the coding sequence ATGAAAATTTTACTAATACACGCAGACTATTTTGAATATGAAGTAAAAAGTCCCGCGGTTAAAAAGCCAGAGGAAGCCCTAGACGCCCCGAAGAAAGACGCGGTAAATGAGGTCTTAGTTGCCTTTTGTACTATTGAGAAAATGGACGAACGGAACCCCGAACAGACAGCCCGTAACGCAGCTGACGCTATTGAGGAACACGCCGAGCGAATTAAAGCAAAGAATATTTTAATTTACCCATATGCTCATCTGTCATCGGATCTGGGCTCACCTACGATTGCTATTCCACTCCTTAGACAAATCGCGGAACTGTTAAAGGAAAAAGGCTACTCTGTAAAGAGAAGCCCCTTTGGATGGAACAAGGCGTTCAACATTAAATGCAAAGGCCATCCCCTCGCTGAACATATGCGGTCTGTAACAGCTGAAGCAAAGAAGTTGGAAGCTCCGGTTGAAGTTGAAAAAGGCGAGCTTATTATTTTGGAGACTAACGGAGAAGAATACCCTCTTGACTTGCAAAACCTAGATGCTTGCCCACCGCTTAGTCAACACCCGCTTCTCAAGCAATTCATTCTAAGTGAAGAGGTGGGACAGGTTCCACATGAAGCCCCTCCCCACATCAGACTCATGAAGAAGTTGGAACTTGTGGATTACGAGCCAGCATCAGATGTGGGACATTTCCGATATTATCCAAAGGGAGCGCTAATCAAAGACTTACTTCAAGAATATGCGGCTGAAATAGCCATCAAAAACCTCCACGCCATCAAGATAGAAACCCCATTAATTTACCGCTTAGACCAACCAGACATAGCCGGGCAAGCTGCCAGATTCAGGGAAAAGGACTATCGCTTCAAACTAGATGAAAAGGAATTTGTCCTTAGGTTCGCAGGAGACTTTGGACTTTTCCGAATGATGCGGGATGCAACAATCAGTTACAAACAACTTCCAATCAGAGTTTATGAGCTATCCCACTCATTCCGCTACGAGCAAAGCGGTGAATGCGTCGGCCTCCGCAGGCTGCGAGCATTTACAATGCCTGACATTCACGCTTTTAGCAAAGATCTGGAACAGGGAAAGGATGAGTTTGAAGCGATTTTCAGAGAGTATACGAAATTAGCAGATTCCATGGAAGTTGATTATGTTATAGCTTTCCGAGTGGTCAAAGAATTCTACGAGAAAAATAAAGAGTGGCTAATAAAACTTCTTGGGATTGCTAAGAGACCGGCCTTAATCGAGTTACTTCCAGAGATGAAGCATTATTGGATTGTTAAAAGTGAACACCAGGCAATCGACTCAGTAGGCGGGGCTGGACAACTCTGTACCGTCCAACTAGATATAGAAGATTCAGAACGCTATGGAATCCTTTACGTCGACTCCGACGGCAAGAAAAAGGGATGCATTATAGTCCACAGCTCCATGGGCTCAACGGAACGTTGGATTTATGCGATGTTAGAAAAAGCAGCCGCAATGCAGAAACAAGGAAAACCACCGATGCTTCCCATCTGGTTAAGTCCGATCCAAGTTCGAGTAATCCCAGTTTCCACTGAATATCTAGGATATGCTCGAAGTGTCCTTGAAAAGTTCAGAGAACATAGAATCAGAGTTGACGTCGATGATCGAGAAGAAACCCTCGCAAGCAAGGTAAGAGACGCTGAGACAGAATGGATTCCCTATATAATAGTCGTAGGAGAAAAGGAAAGAAGTCAGAATTCCGTCACAATTAGAATCAGAGGAAACGGCTTAAAACAACTATCGGTGGAAGATGCTATTAAAGAAGTTGATAAGCAAATCGGAGATAAGCCCCGCGCTCCATTACATCTCCCAGCCAGCGTATCCTTAAAACCAAAGTTTACCAGTTAA
- a CDS encoding UPF0175 family protein, with protein MAEEQVTISARIQKSQAEEIERLAASRGIDKSTIIRELLSTALHDQKLKEALALVRAKKVTIWKAAEIAGVTYREMLEFLKTHNVTFPLSEEELKRELEEILSSQ; from the coding sequence ATGGCTGAGGAGCAAGTTACGATCTCGGCTAGAATTCAAAAGTCTCAAGCTGAAGAAATTGAGAGACTTGCGGCTAGCAGAGGCATCGATAAATCAACGATTATCCGGGAGCTTCTCTCCACAGCTCTCCACGATCAAAAGCTTAAAGAGGCCCTTGCCCTCGTTAGGGCCAAGAAGGTCACCATCTGGAAAGCCGCTGAAATTGCTGGCGTAACCTACAGGGAGATGCTGGAATTCCTTAAGACGCACAACGTTACGTTCCCACTGTCTGAAGAGGAATTGAAGCGTGAGCTTGAAGAGATCCTCAGCAGCCAGTAA